One genomic segment of Balaenoptera musculus isolate JJ_BM4_2016_0621 chromosome 11, mBalMus1.pri.v3, whole genome shotgun sequence includes these proteins:
- the LOC118903470 gene encoding programmed cell death protein 5-like gives MVGHRKNLIVPTQGSAVCQDPGDVAQQEAKQREAEMRNSILAQVLDQSARARLSNLALVKPEKTKAVENYLIQMARYGQLSGKVSEQGLIEILEKVSQQTEKKTTVKFSRRKVMDSDEDDDY, from the exons ATGGTGGGGCACAGAAAG AATTTAATTGTTCCGACCCAAGGGTCTGCCGTGTGCCAGGACCCTGGCGATGTAGCACAACAGGAAGCAAAGCAAAGGGAAGCAGAAATGAGAAACAGTATCTTAGCCCAAGTTCTGGATCAGTCAGCCCGGGCCCGATTAAGTAACTTAGCACTTGTAAAGcctgagaaaactaaagcagtAGAGAATTACCTTATACAGATGGCACGGTATGGACAACTAAGTGGGAAGGTGTCAGAACAAGGTTTAATAGAAATCCTTGAGAAAGTAAgccaacaaacagaaaagaaaacaacagttaAATTCAGCAGAAGAAAAGTAATGGACTCTGATGAAGATGACGATTATTGA